In Azospirillum ramasamyi, the following are encoded in one genomic region:
- a CDS encoding threonine synthase: MAFQDINPLRFDSNLAVERPTFVTHLECAYTGERYEADTVHNLSRAGKPLLVRYDLNGVKQALTKSALSERPQDLWRYRELLPVRKVEDIVSLGEAVTPLVPLSRLAKKLGAAELLVKDEGRLPTGSFKARGLVMAVSMAKSFGITHMAMPTNGNAGAALAAYATRAGIRTTIFCPADTPEVNVSEIELQGATVYRVNGLIDDCGKIVGEGKAKVGWFDVSTLKEPYRIEGKKTMGLELAEQLGWEVPDVIFYPTGGGTGLIGMWKAFDELEAIGFIGSKRPRMVAVQAAGCAPMVRAWEQGEEHAPHWEDAHTVASGIRVPQAVGDFLILRAVRESGGFAIAVPDDAIQAALNEVAREEGFLLCPEGAATYAAYRQALADGRVGRDERAALFNCATGLKYPLPPVHRTLDRTRPIDYSVFQDSDR, translated from the coding sequence ATGGCTTTCCAAGACATCAATCCCTTGCGCTTCGATTCCAACCTGGCGGTCGAGCGCCCCACCTTCGTCACCCATCTGGAATGCGCCTACACCGGCGAGCGGTACGAGGCCGACACCGTCCATAACCTGTCGCGCGCCGGCAAGCCGCTGCTGGTGCGCTACGACCTGAACGGCGTGAAGCAGGCGCTGACCAAGAGCGCGCTGTCCGAACGCCCGCAGGATCTGTGGCGCTACCGCGAGCTTCTGCCCGTCCGCAAGGTCGAGGACATCGTCAGCCTGGGTGAGGCGGTGACCCCGCTGGTGCCGCTGTCCCGGCTGGCGAAAAAACTGGGCGCGGCCGAACTGCTGGTGAAGGACGAGGGGCGGCTTCCCACCGGGTCCTTCAAGGCGCGCGGGCTGGTGATGGCGGTGTCGATGGCGAAGTCCTTCGGCATCACCCATATGGCGATGCCGACCAACGGCAATGCCGGCGCGGCGCTCGCCGCCTACGCCACCCGCGCCGGCATCCGCACCACCATCTTCTGCCCGGCCGACACGCCCGAGGTGAACGTGTCGGAGATCGAGCTGCAGGGCGCCACCGTCTACCGCGTCAACGGCCTGATCGACGATTGCGGGAAGATCGTCGGCGAGGGCAAGGCCAAGGTCGGCTGGTTCGACGTCTCCACCCTGAAGGAGCCCTACCGGATCGAAGGCAAGAAGACCATGGGACTGGAGCTTGCCGAACAGCTGGGCTGGGAGGTGCCGGACGTCATCTTCTATCCCACCGGCGGCGGCACCGGCCTGATCGGCATGTGGAAGGCCTTCGACGAGTTGGAGGCCATCGGCTTCATCGGATCGAAGCGCCCGCGCATGGTGGCGGTGCAGGCCGCCGGCTGCGCCCCGATGGTCCGCGCCTGGGAACAGGGGGAGGAGCATGCCCCGCACTGGGAGGACGCCCACACCGTCGCGTCCGGCATCCGCGTGCCGCAGGCGGTCGGCGATTTCCTGATCCTGCGCGCGGTGCGCGAGAGCGGCGGCTTCGCCATCGCGGTGCCCGACGACGCCATCCAGGCCGCGCTGAACGAGGTGGCGCGGGAGGAAGGGTTCCTGCTCTGCCCGGAAGGAGCCGCCACCTACGCCGCCTACCGCCAGGCGCTGGCCGACGGCCGGGTCGGGCGGGACGAACGCGCCGCCCTGTTCAACTGCGCAACCGGCCTGAAATACCCGCTGCCGCCGGTGCATCGCACATTGGACCGCACCCGGCCCATCGACTATTCGGTCTTCCAGGACTCTGACCGATGA
- a CDS encoding ABC transporter permease: MTDLSFSPRPLPPGARREPPLRPEYERTVTATGPIGDVARPLSPWERLSNVTALRRLLVLAAVAGLWQAAAVWQNNPLMFPTFTDTAAALWDGIRHDGLLSMAWTSLSVLLKGYAVALVLAVLLTTVAVSTRIGNDLLSTLTSMFNPLPAIALLPIAMLWFGLGEVSLIFVLVHAVLWPLALNTHAGFTSVSETLRMAGRNYGLGGLRYVVTLLIPAAFPAILTGLKVGWAFAWRTLIAAELVFGVSSGKGGLGWFIFQNRNELYIDKVFAGLVTVILIGLLVENVVFRWIEVHTVRKWGMVR; this comes from the coding sequence ATGACCGACCTGTCCTTTTCCCCGCGGCCCCTCCCGCCGGGCGCCCGGCGCGAACCGCCCCTGCGCCCGGAGTACGAGCGCACCGTCACCGCCACCGGCCCCATCGGCGACGTCGCCCGCCCGCTGTCCCCGTGGGAGCGGCTGAGCAACGTCACGGCATTGCGCCGGCTGCTGGTTCTCGCCGCGGTCGCGGGGCTGTGGCAGGCGGCGGCGGTCTGGCAGAACAATCCGCTGATGTTCCCGACCTTCACCGACACCGCGGCGGCGCTGTGGGACGGCATCCGGCACGACGGTCTGCTGTCGATGGCCTGGACCTCGCTGTCGGTGCTGCTGAAGGGCTATGCGGTGGCGCTGGTGCTGGCCGTGCTGCTGACCACGGTCGCCGTGTCGACCCGGATCGGCAACGACCTGCTGTCGACGCTGACCTCCATGTTCAACCCCCTGCCGGCCATCGCCCTGCTGCCCATCGCCATGCTGTGGTTCGGGCTGGGCGAGGTCAGCCTGATCTTCGTGCTGGTCCATGCCGTGCTGTGGCCGCTGGCGCTGAACACCCATGCCGGCTTCACCTCGGTGTCGGAGACGCTGCGGATGGCCGGCCGGAACTATGGGCTGGGCGGCCTGCGCTATGTCGTGACGCTGCTGATCCCCGCCGCCTTCCCGGCGATCCTGACCGGGCTGAAGGTCGGCTGGGCCTTCGCCTGGCGCACGCTGATCGCGGCGGAGCTGGTGTTCGGCGTGTCGTCCGGCAAGGGCGGGCTCGGCTGGTTCATCTTCCAGAACCGCAACGAACTCTACATCGACAAGGTCTTCGCCGGCCTCGTCACCGTCATCCTGATCGGCCTGCTGGTCGAGAACGTCGTCTTCCGCTGGATCGAGGTCCACACGGTCCGCAAATGGGGCATGGTCCGCTAA
- a CDS encoding ABC transporter ATP-binding protein, giving the protein MNALTYPHSIDSDGLSERPLLDVSGVTLQYKTRRHLVTATYRVDFQVFRAERYVLLGPSGCGKSSLLKAVGGFLQPVEGAIRLNGRAVTKPGPDRMMVFQEFDQLPPWKTVKENVMFPLLASGKAKRREAEEKALDCIARVNLTKFADVHPHMLSGGMKQRVAIARAMAMEPDILLMDEPFAALDALTRRKMQEELLQLWDDLRFTVLFVTHSIEEALVVGSRILVLSPHPGQVKAEVNCDGYDHGAVGGAKFQTLAGRIHAMLFAEDVEGPSQSAGKGTSA; this is encoded by the coding sequence ATGAACGCGCTGACCTATCCCCACAGCATCGACAGCGACGGTCTGTCCGAACGGCCGCTGCTGGACGTCTCCGGCGTGACCCTGCAATACAAGACGCGGCGCCACCTCGTCACCGCGACCTACCGTGTCGATTTCCAGGTGTTCCGGGCCGAACGCTATGTCCTGCTGGGGCCGTCGGGCTGCGGCAAATCCTCCCTGCTGAAGGCGGTCGGCGGCTTCCTGCAGCCGGTGGAGGGGGCGATCCGCCTGAACGGCCGCGCCGTGACGAAGCCCGGCCCCGACCGCATGATGGTGTTCCAGGAGTTCGACCAGCTTCCGCCCTGGAAGACGGTCAAGGAGAACGTCATGTTCCCCCTGCTCGCCAGCGGCAAGGCCAAGCGGCGCGAGGCGGAGGAAAAGGCGCTCGACTGCATCGCCCGGGTGAACCTGACGAAGTTCGCCGACGTCCACCCGCACATGCTGTCCGGCGGCATGAAGCAGCGCGTCGCCATCGCCCGCGCCATGGCGATGGAGCCCGACATCCTGCTGATGGACGAGCCCTTCGCCGCGCTCGACGCGCTGACCCGCCGCAAGATGCAGGAGGAGTTGCTGCAGCTGTGGGACGACCTGCGATTCACCGTGCTGTTCGTCACCCATTCCATCGAGGAGGCGCTGGTCGTCGGCTCGCGCATCCTGGTGCTGTCGCCCCATCCCGGACAGGTGAAGGCGGAGGTCAACTGCGACGGTTACGACCATGGCGCCGTCGGCGGGGCGAAGTTCCAGACCCTTGCCGGCCGCATCCACGCCATGCTGTTCGCCGAAGATGTGGAAGGCCCCAGTCAATCCGCCGGAAAGGGGACAAGCGCATGA
- a CDS encoding ABC transporter substrate-binding protein, whose protein sequence is MRQPRRPSRRAFAAIAASVMGLLMTSAIAAPAAAEGRIRIAEQYGLGYLPLHVLRHNQLIEKHGKALGLDIAVEWVQLSGGAAMNDALLSGSIDLGSAGVGPLLTIWDRTRGNANVKAIASLNDMPLFLTTSNPKVKTLKDFTDADKIALPAVKVGVQARILQLAAEKELGAGKHDALDKLTVSMPHPDATAALLSGSGGITAHLSGPPFQYQQLDDPKMHKVFSSYDVLGGQHSFNLIWSKQSFRDDNPKTYRAFLNALREAMDSINADHEAAADAYLAQNKGSLDKGYILRLLNDPDIRFTVTPNRTEVFADFMHKVGAIKNKPASWKDYFFDDLHDGAGS, encoded by the coding sequence ATGCGACAGCCAAGACGCCCCAGCCGCCGCGCCTTCGCGGCCATCGCCGCGTCGGTGATGGGGCTGCTGATGACGTCGGCAATCGCGGCTCCGGCGGCTGCCGAAGGACGCATCCGCATCGCCGAGCAGTATGGGCTCGGCTACCTGCCATTGCATGTGCTGCGCCACAACCAACTGATCGAAAAGCACGGGAAGGCGCTGGGCCTCGACATCGCCGTCGAGTGGGTACAGCTGTCCGGCGGCGCGGCGATGAACGATGCGCTGCTGTCCGGCAGCATCGATCTGGGCTCCGCCGGCGTCGGGCCGCTGCTGACCATCTGGGACCGGACCAGGGGCAACGCCAACGTCAAGGCGATCGCGTCGCTCAACGACATGCCGCTGTTCCTGACCACCTCCAACCCCAAGGTCAAGACGCTGAAGGATTTCACCGACGCCGACAAGATCGCGCTGCCGGCGGTGAAGGTCGGCGTGCAGGCCCGTATCCTGCAGTTGGCGGCGGAGAAGGAACTGGGCGCCGGCAAGCACGACGCTCTCGACAAGCTGACGGTATCGATGCCGCATCCCGACGCCACGGCGGCCCTGCTGTCGGGCAGCGGCGGCATCACCGCCCATCTCTCCGGCCCGCCCTTCCAGTACCAGCAGCTGGACGACCCGAAGATGCACAAGGTCTTCAGCTCCTACGACGTGCTGGGCGGGCAGCACAGCTTCAACCTGATCTGGAGCAAGCAGTCATTCCGCGACGACAACCCGAAGACCTACCGGGCCTTCCTGAACGCGCTTCGCGAGGCGATGGACAGCATCAACGCCGATCACGAGGCGGCGGCGGACGCCTATCTGGCGCAGAACAAGGGCAGCCTGGACAAGGGCTACATCCTGCGACTGCTGAATGATCCCGACATCCGCTTCACCGTCACGCCGAACAGGACGGAGGTCTTCGCCGACTTCATGCACAAGGTCGGCGCCATCAAGAACAAGCCGGCATCCTGGAAGGATTATTTCTTCGACGACCTGCATGACGGCGCGGGGAGTTGA
- a CDS encoding DUF1269 domain-containing protein, giving the protein MPDLICIAFKNNDTADRVLNELREMQREYLIDLEDACVAVREPDGKVRLKQAVNLVTMGAASSGLSGMLWGGLVGLLFLNPLAGMALGGAVGMGAGALAGQMSDYGIPDDYIRQIANTIEPGTSALFVLVRKVNPDRVLPELAKYQGTVLRTSLTAEQERQLREALSGVASHADAPGSEQGLKAAATDMGAVNAAGQDATGSQDQPPQHKAEAGSGPASQTGGA; this is encoded by the coding sequence ATGCCTGATCTGATCTGCATCGCGTTCAAGAACAACGATACGGCAGACCGCGTACTCAACGAACTGCGGGAAATGCAGCGCGAGTACCTCATCGATTTGGAGGATGCTTGCGTTGCCGTTCGCGAACCGGACGGTAAGGTCCGTCTGAAGCAGGCGGTCAACCTGGTGACGATGGGCGCGGCGAGTTCAGGGCTTTCCGGCATGCTGTGGGGCGGCCTCGTCGGGCTGCTTTTCCTCAATCCACTGGCCGGCATGGCGCTCGGCGGCGCCGTCGGCATGGGAGCTGGCGCTCTTGCCGGCCAGATGTCGGATTACGGAATCCCGGACGACTACATCCGCCAGATCGCCAACACGATCGAGCCGGGAACATCCGCGCTTTTTGTACTGGTGCGCAAGGTCAACCCGGACAGAGTGCTGCCCGAACTCGCCAAGTATCAGGGCACGGTGTTGCGGACCTCCCTGACCGCCGAGCAGGAAAGGCAACTGCGGGAGGCTTTGAGCGGAGTAGCATCGCATGCTGATGCGCCGGGCTCCGAGCAGGGGTTGAAAGCGGCTGCCACAGACATGGGCGCGGTGAATGCCGCTGGACAGGACGCGACCGGCAGTCAAGATCAGCCCCCCCAACACAAAGCCGAAGCAGGCAGCGGCCCAGCGTCCCAAACAGGCGGTGCCTGA